From a region of the Methanolobus tindarius DSM 2278 genome:
- a CDS encoding archaeosine biosynthesis radical SAM protein RaSEA: MSLNKAVLDIRNRQRIKPSPLDVPAASWTGKDVIESGEIDTITIIFKTSGCWWGKAGGCTMCGYVYDSAQDVPSDDDLMAQLEKAMRKVSDYDRFMVKIFTSGSFLDTKEIPIEVRHRILEKLDGDERIVKVLAETRPEFVTEENVKDCVSVLKNTDFEVAMGLETSSDVIRKQSINKGFSFQNFADAAIAARENGATVKSYLMLKPLFLSEKEALEDIVQTVRDSAEYTDTFSINLCNVQRGTYVEYLWDRKQYRSPWLWSIVDILQRTKAEFPDMIITSDPVGAGSKRGPHNCRECSHDVADAIRLFSLTQDLSCFEHLSCDCKDLWEQVLELEDHTFGSPILD, from the coding sequence ATGTCACTCAACAAAGCAGTTCTTGATATTCGAAATCGCCAGAGGATAAAACCCTCTCCTTTAGATGTTCCTGCAGCCTCATGGACTGGGAAGGATGTCATTGAATCCGGTGAGATAGATACTATTACTATTATCTTTAAGACCTCCGGATGCTGGTGGGGCAAGGCAGGCGGCTGTACCATGTGCGGTTATGTCTATGACAGCGCACAGGACGTACCTTCAGATGATGACCTGATGGCACAGCTCGAAAAGGCAATGAGGAAAGTTTCAGACTATGACCGTTTCATGGTCAAGATATTTACCTCCGGTAGTTTCCTTGACACAAAGGAGATTCCCATTGAGGTAAGGCACAGGATACTTGAAAAGCTGGACGGCGATGAAAGGATTGTCAAAGTTCTGGCAGAGACTCGTCCTGAGTTTGTGACCGAAGAAAATGTGAAGGATTGTGTTTCAGTTCTTAAGAACACGGACTTTGAAGTTGCAATGGGTCTTGAGACAAGTTCTGATGTCATACGCAAGCAATCTATCAATAAAGGCTTTAGTTTCCAGAACTTTGCAGATGCAGCGATTGCAGCCAGGGAAAACGGTGCAACCGTAAAGTCGTATCTTATGCTTAAACCTCTGTTCCTTTCAGAAAAAGAGGCCCTTGAAGATATTGTTCAGACTGTCCGTGATTCGGCAGAGTACACTGATACATTTTCAATTAATCTCTGTAATGTCCAGCGAGGAACTTATGTTGAATATCTCTGGGACAGGAAACAATATCGTTCGCCATGGCTCTGGAGCATTGTAGACATTCTTCAGAGAACAAAGGCAGAGTTTCCTGATATGATAATTACATCCGACCCGGTTGGTGCAGGTTCAAAAAGAGGACCACATAATTGCAGGGAATGCAGTCACGATGTTGCCGATGCAATAAGGTTGTTCTCATTGACGCAGGATTTATCATGCTTTGAGCATTTGTCCTGTGATTGCAAAGATCTATGGGAGCAGGTTCTGGAACTGGAAGACCACACCTTCGGCAGTCCGATCCTCGATTGA
- a CDS encoding M20 metallopeptidase family protein, translating into MQSFEKWVREIRREFHQNPELSFHEYGTQSRIMSVLRELGIDCRKIADTGVIAEVRGASSGPCIAIRSDIDALAAHEVPSPENHEYISQNPGVMHACGHDGHMAIVLGVARMVKENRKKICGTVRFIFQPAEEVPPGGAIRVIEEGGLEGVDAIIGLHIFGDVDVGQINVRSGPLMASSNRFTLKIFGKGGHHATPDMCIDPIQIAAEFISALKPAVSRKVDISDHVLGFGTVNSGKQFNRTPDELELVGSFRTFDDNDIDIIEQIMYDLLDSLMHSYTMADLEGVPSYDLNVYRGYPVLFNDPLFTERASLLLKSKFEQVNTHAKPIFGAEDFAYYLQEVPGMYAIIGTRNIEKGIVEGNHSSSFDIDEDVLLHGVELLYSVAMDFLKNSGEYLE; encoded by the coding sequence TTGCAATCATTTGAAAAATGGGTACGTGAGATCCGAAGAGAGTTCCACCAAAATCCGGAGCTCAGTTTTCATGAGTACGGTACGCAGTCAAGGATAATGTCCGTACTGAGGGAACTCGGGATAGATTGCAGAAAGATCGCTGATACGGGTGTAATTGCAGAAGTTAGAGGCGCTTCTTCCGGTCCATGCATTGCCATACGTTCTGATATTGATGCCCTTGCGGCACACGAGGTGCCTTCTCCAGAAAACCATGAATATATTTCCCAGAATCCTGGTGTCATGCATGCTTGCGGTCATGACGGGCACATGGCTATTGTTCTGGGTGTTGCCCGCATGGTGAAAGAGAATCGAAAGAAAATATGCGGTACTGTCAGATTCATTTTTCAGCCAGCAGAAGAAGTCCCTCCAGGGGGCGCTATCAGGGTAATAGAGGAAGGCGGCCTGGAAGGTGTGGATGCTATAATCGGATTGCATATTTTTGGTGATGTGGATGTAGGTCAGATAAACGTGCGCTCCGGGCCTTTAATGGCAAGTTCCAACCGGTTCACTTTAAAGATATTCGGAAAAGGCGGTCACCATGCAACACCCGATATGTGCATCGACCCGATTCAGATTGCTGCTGAGTTTATTTCTGCTTTAAAGCCTGCTGTTTCCCGGAAAGTGGATATTTCCGATCATGTACTCGGATTTGGTACTGTGAACAGTGGTAAGCAATTCAACAGAACCCCTGATGAACTTGAACTTGTTGGTAGTTTCAGGACGTTTGATGATAATGACATTGATATTATAGAACAGATAATGTACGATTTGCTTGATTCGCTAATGCATTCGTATACAATGGCGGATCTGGAAGGAGTTCCTTCATATGACCTGAATGTTTATCGTGGTTATCCTGTACTTTTTAATGATCCGCTTTTCACAGAAAGAGCCTCTTTACTTCTTAAAAGTAAATTTGAACAAGTAAACACCCATGCAAAACCAATATTCGGTGCAGAAGATTTTGCTTACTACCTGCAGGAAGTTCCAGGTATGTATGCAATAATAGGCACAAGAAATATTGAAAAAGGAATCGTGGAAGGGAATCATTCTTCAAGTTTTGATATTGATGAAGACGTGTTGCTACATGGTGTGGAATTGTTGTATTCTGTGGCAATGGATTTCCTTAAAAACTCCGGGGAATATCTTGAATGA
- a CDS encoding GNAT family N-acetyltransferase produces MIVLPFSNEYSSMVKSFVIAVLAGEGFDYDPVKDFDLDDIQGIYLEKGGAFFMCLSDDEIVGTSAVKNIGSDVCEIKRLYVKKECRGEGLGFTLFQKALNYAEINYTKVKLKTDSSLKKAISIYLKNGFSVVKEESGTVYFEKSLQSDKSE; encoded by the coding sequence ATGATTGTTTTGCCGTTCTCAAATGAATATTCTTCAATGGTAAAGTCATTTGTAATAGCTGTACTTGCCGGAGAAGGTTTTGATTATGATCCGGTTAAGGATTTTGATCTCGATGATATTCAGGGAATATATCTTGAAAAAGGCGGTGCTTTTTTTATGTGTCTTTCAGATGATGAAATTGTAGGGACATCTGCAGTAAAGAATATTGGCTCAGATGTATGTGAGATTAAAAGACTTTATGTAAAAAAAGAGTGCAGGGGTGAAGGTCTCGGTTTTACTCTTTTTCAGAAAGCCCTGAATTATGCTGAGATTAATTATACTAAGGTTAAGCTGAAAACAGATTCTTCTCTGAAAAAAGCCATATCTATCTACCTTAAAAATGGTTTTTCAGTAGTAAAAGAAGAGAGTGGGACGGTTTATTTTGAAAAGTCCCTGCAATCAGATAAAAGTGAATGA
- the recQ gene encoding DNA helicase RecQ, protein MHETLSKYFGYSDFRPLQKEIINDVLNDRDTFVLMPTGGGKSLCYQLPALLKDGITVVVSPLISLMKDQVDSLKENGVDAAYLNSTLKPAQSKRIYDELKRGEIKILYVAPERLTMSGTITLLKSLNVSLFAIDESHCISEWGHDFRPEYRKLGMLKKKFPEIPIIALTATATPKVREDTIKQLGIEQCGVYIASFNRQNLFYRVRAKKDTYNNLLKYLRKKKGESGIIYCQSRRTVDSLTTKLRKDGFNALSYHAGLTDLQRAKNQEMFIKDRADIVVATIAFGMGIDKPNVRFVIHYDLPKNLEGYYQETGRGGRDGLECECVLFFSRGDKYKIEYFIKQKDKKEERDIAIKQLNDMVDYCESNICRRKVLLRYFGEEIPEDNCGKCDVCLQPRIEVDGTTEARLIIKCIQDLNQRFGMNQVIDVLTGSRAKKITDKKHHLLKSFGQGDKYSKNEWQDMAREMVRQDVIKVEGARYPLLKLNKKSLEILDGKRTVTFTRKVEDAQTEYEPVISDIDEDEFEEECNPVVHRRISDDPDKILFDKLKELRISLAQMQDVPPYIIFADTSLRQMAARRPATKEEMLKITGVGEYKLKKYGDMFLKAIAEHLEAEEASKPGNKEAKKKVPAKEKSKADISKNSIQKPALKKEIVLKALDELEDDLIRSIKDKLGGNYSDDEIRSVYSSIVKRK, encoded by the coding sequence ATGCACGAGACTCTCAGCAAGTACTTCGGATATTCTGATTTTCGTCCTTTACAAAAGGAAATAATCAATGATGTGCTAAATGACCGTGATACTTTTGTTCTTATGCCTACCGGGGGAGGGAAATCTCTTTGTTACCAGCTACCTGCACTTCTAAAAGATGGCATCACAGTTGTAGTCTCTCCGCTGATATCCCTTATGAAGGACCAGGTTGACAGTCTGAAAGAGAATGGTGTTGATGCCGCATACCTTAACAGTACACTGAAACCTGCCCAGTCAAAACGCATTTATGACGAGCTGAAAAGAGGGGAAATCAAAATTCTCTATGTGGCACCTGAAAGGTTGACGATGTCAGGCACCATCACACTTCTTAAGAGTCTTAACGTAAGCCTTTTTGCCATTGATGAGAGTCACTGCATCTCAGAATGGGGACATGATTTTAGACCGGAGTACAGAAAACTCGGCATGTTAAAAAAGAAGTTTCCGGAAATACCCATTATTGCACTGACCGCCACAGCTACCCCAAAGGTAAGAGAAGACACCATAAAACAACTTGGTATCGAGCAGTGTGGAGTATACATTGCAAGCTTTAACAGGCAGAACCTGTTTTACCGTGTGCGTGCCAAGAAAGACACATATAACAACCTTCTGAAGTACCTGCGGAAAAAGAAAGGTGAAAGCGGAATAATTTACTGCCAGAGCCGCAGGACTGTGGACAGCCTGACCACCAAACTCAGGAAAGACGGATTTAATGCACTTTCATACCATGCAGGCCTTACTGATCTCCAGAGAGCAAAGAACCAGGAAATGTTCATCAAGGACAGGGCAGACATTGTTGTTGCTACCATTGCCTTTGGAATGGGAATCGACAAACCCAATGTTCGTTTTGTCATACATTATGACCTTCCCAAAAATCTTGAAGGATATTACCAGGAAACCGGCAGAGGAGGACGAGACGGACTTGAATGTGAATGTGTACTCTTTTTCAGTCGAGGTGACAAATACAAAATTGAGTATTTCATCAAACAAAAAGACAAAAAGGAAGAAAGAGACATCGCAATCAAGCAGCTCAATGACATGGTGGACTACTGTGAAAGTAACATCTGTCGCCGAAAAGTATTGCTGAGGTATTTTGGAGAAGAAATACCAGAGGATAACTGTGGCAAATGTGATGTCTGCCTTCAGCCACGTATAGAAGTTGATGGAACTACAGAAGCCAGACTGATAATCAAATGCATTCAGGATCTCAACCAGAGATTTGGAATGAACCAGGTCATAGATGTGCTTACCGGTAGCAGGGCAAAGAAGATCACAGACAAAAAACACCATCTGCTCAAAAGTTTCGGGCAGGGAGACAAATATTCCAAAAATGAATGGCAGGATATGGCACGAGAGATGGTCAGACAGGATGTAATCAAAGTAGAGGGAGCACGTTATCCACTTCTTAAACTCAACAAGAAGAGCCTGGAAATACTTGATGGAAAAAGAACTGTGACTTTTACCCGAAAAGTAGAGGATGCGCAAACAGAATATGAACCAGTTATATCTGATATCGATGAGGATGAATTTGAGGAAGAATGCAATCCAGTCGTTCATCGCAGAATCAGCGATGACCCTGATAAAATCCTATTTGACAAATTAAAAGAGCTGCGCATATCCCTGGCGCAGATGCAGGATGTACCACCTTACATCATATTTGCAGATACAAGTCTTCGCCAGATGGCTGCAAGAAGACCAGCTACAAAGGAAGAAATGTTGAAAATAACAGGGGTTGGTGAGTACAAACTCAAAAAATATGGCGACATGTTCCTCAAAGCTATTGCAGAACATTTAGAAGCTGAAGAAGCATCAAAGCCGGGAAATAAAGAAGCCAAAAAGAAAGTTCCTGCAAAAGAAAAAAGTAAAGCTGATATTTCCAAAAACAGCATTCAAAAACCGGCTCTTAAAAAAGAAATAGTTCTTAAGGCACTGGATGAACTTGAAGATGACCTCATCAGAAGTATAAAAGATAAACTGGGTGGAAACTATTCAGATGATGAAATCAGAAGTGTTTACTCGTCAATTGTTAAAAGAAAATGA
- a CDS encoding N-acetyltransferase, giving the protein MIIRKAKVNDIPAIKSIIDIYAKQEMMLPRSLSELYEFTRSFHVCEIDGEIIGCCALQVSWEDMAEVLSFAVKKEYRDKGIGTKLVKACLEESDELGINKVFTLTYAVPFFEKQGFEIIDKQMLPHKVWTGCIKCPKFPNCDEVAMMKEV; this is encoded by the coding sequence TTGATAATAAGAAAGGCTAAAGTTAATGATATTCCTGCAATTAAAAGCATCATAGACATCTACGCAAAACAGGAGATGATGCTCCCCCGTTCATTGAGCGAGCTGTATGAATTTACTCGCAGTTTTCACGTCTGCGAGATTGACGGGGAAATAATCGGGTGCTGTGCCCTTCAGGTTAGCTGGGAGGACATGGCAGAAGTTTTATCATTTGCAGTTAAGAAGGAATACAGAGACAAAGGCATCGGAACAAAACTTGTCAAAGCCTGTCTGGAAGAATCAGATGAACTTGGAATAAACAAAGTGTTCACACTAACTTATGCAGTTCCTTTCTTTGAAAAACAGGGATTTGAGATAATAGACAAGCAGATGCTTCCACATAAAGTATGGACCGGATGCATCAAGTGTCCCAAATTCCCGAACTGCGATGAAGTAGCAATGATGAAAGAAGTATGA
- a CDS encoding DUF2098 domain-containing protein: MDDSEKIEALSMDGSPIEVGSVVRYLNTGTVGIVTDLTKDEEGVWVLLDSTGLFYKPEVLVITDESELKGEMKERTSAEAAESYMRSYNAENEAGYDIGQVTGGG; this comes from the coding sequence GTGGACGATTCAGAAAAGATCGAGGCTTTAAGTATGGATGGCAGTCCCATTGAAGTTGGTTCTGTTGTTAGATACCTGAACACAGGTACTGTGGGAATAGTTACCGATCTTACTAAAGATGAAGAAGGTGTCTGGGTATTACTTGACAGTACCGGCTTGTTCTATAAGCCGGAGGTACTTGTCATTACAGATGAAAGTGAACTAAAAGGTGAAATGAAAGAGCGCACCTCTGCAGAGGCTGCAGAATCTTATATGCGTTCTTATAATGCCGAAAATGAGGCTGGTTATGATATCGGCCAGGTAACAGGCGGTGGCTAA
- the argB gene encoding acetylglutamate kinase yields MTLNRENVLIEALPYIRDFYDSIMVIKVGGHAMVNPEVMSDIIQDVVLLRFVGIHPIIVHGGGPEISEKMKRMGKESQFVGGLRVTDDETLEIARMVLVGNINTEIVALIGKHGGKGVGLSGKDGKTIIAKKKPSQKVMIEDVEHEVDLGWVGDTEIINTELINILIKEDYIPVISPIAMDINGKALNINADTVAGDIAAALKAKKLILMTDVPGLLKDINDRSSRISRVAIEDIEELVDSGLISGGMIPKMRSAATSVTSGVEKIHIIDGSVSHSILLELFTDTGIGTMVFKREDE; encoded by the coding sequence ATGACACTTAATCGAGAGAATGTACTGATCGAAGCATTGCCATACATAAGAGATTTTTATGACTCCATAATGGTGATCAAGGTCGGTGGTCACGCAATGGTCAATCCTGAAGTAATGAGCGATATCATACAGGACGTAGTCCTTTTGAGATTCGTAGGAATCCATCCCATAATCGTGCATGGAGGAGGACCTGAAATTTCAGAAAAGATGAAACGGATGGGCAAGGAATCTCAATTTGTAGGCGGCCTGCGGGTAACAGACGATGAAACTCTTGAGATAGCACGCATGGTTCTTGTAGGAAACATCAATACGGAAATCGTTGCGCTCATAGGCAAGCACGGCGGAAAAGGAGTCGGACTCTCAGGCAAGGATGGAAAAACCATCATAGCCAAAAAGAAGCCATCCCAAAAAGTAATGATCGAGGATGTGGAGCATGAAGTAGACCTCGGCTGGGTGGGTGATACCGAGATAATCAACACCGAGCTTATTAATATACTCATAAAAGAAGACTACATCCCGGTAATCTCACCAATTGCCATGGACATCAACGGAAAAGCCCTGAACATAAATGCTGATACCGTTGCAGGAGATATTGCTGCTGCGCTGAAAGCTAAAAAACTCATATTGATGACAGACGTCCCCGGTCTTCTCAAAGACATTAATGACAGAAGCTCACGCATATCCAGAGTTGCCATTGAGGATATAGAGGAACTGGTTGACAGTGGGCTAATATCCGGCGGAATGATACCTAAAATGAGGAGTGCCGCAACATCAGTTACCAGCGGTGTCGAAAAGATTCACATTATCGATGGAAGCGTCTCACACTCAATATTACTTGAGTTATTCACTGACACCGGAATCGGAACAATGGTATTTAAAAGAGAAGATGAGTGA
- a CDS encoding PEF-CTERM sorting domain-containing protein — protein MRKIIVILLSLLALFVVVAGANGGCANCDYGCDCEGVVITFEDTTCGETIGTQYNGVTFEPAMSGSASNGNKVAEFTETTTISFFPEVSCVSFKHSSYAGTQATAYDNQGNVVDTASGGNLFIPEIIELASNGDSCISYITITYQETGYAEFAWIDNLKFCTCQREEIPEFPTIAIPMLAIIGLALVMQRRRE, from the coding sequence ATGAGAAAAATTATAGTTATTTTATTGAGTTTATTAGCCTTGTTTGTAGTCGTTGCAGGCGCAAATGGAGGTTGTGCTAATTGCGATTATGGATGTGACTGTGAAGGCGTGGTCATCACTTTTGAAGACACAACATGCGGAGAAACAATAGGAACACAGTACAATGGAGTTACGTTTGAACCTGCAATGTCCGGAAGCGCATCAAACGGTAACAAAGTAGCAGAATTCACAGAAACAACAACTATTAGTTTCTTCCCGGAAGTTTCCTGCGTGAGCTTTAAACATAGTAGCTATGCAGGGACTCAAGCTACAGCATACGATAATCAGGGAAATGTAGTTGATACAGCATCAGGAGGAAATTTGTTTATTCCTGAAATTATAGAATTAGCGTCTAACGGAGACAGTTGCATATCCTACATTACAATTACCTACCAGGAAACAGGATATGCTGAGTTTGCATGGATCGATAACCTGAAGTTCTGCACATGCCAGAGAGAGGAGATTCCGGAGTTCCCAACTATTGCCATACCAATGCTAGCTATAATAGGTCTTGCACTTGTTATGCAGCGCAGAAGAGAATAA
- the mptA gene encoding GTP cyclohydrolase MptA — translation MEVPVVKLPDIQANKPQIPINLTRVGVTNVKKLVQIKRRDKRPVILICTFDIFVDLPSHLKGANLSRNFEAVDEVLEKAVNMPVYEIEQLCSDVAQSLLKRHEYATRAEVILKSEYVLKRESPSTKMECQEVVDIFAEAIAMREDVENMKVKKLIGAEVVGMTACPCAQEIMRDNARQELENIGVDNKHIAEFLHRVPMATHNQRGRGIISIEVIGNVYVSLERIIEIIEKSMSASVFELLKRADEANVVQTAHNNPKFVEDCVRTMAKNVVKDFEHLPDEAVITIKQINEESIHRHNAFAERVATIGDLRLEIAQDA, via the coding sequence ATGGAAGTCCCGGTTGTCAAATTACCAGATATACAGGCTAACAAGCCCCAGATACCCATTAACCTGACACGCGTCGGTGTTACTAACGTAAAAAAACTCGTACAGATTAAAAGGAGGGACAAGCGTCCGGTAATCCTCATCTGTACCTTTGATATTTTTGTAGATTTGCCATCACACCTGAAAGGTGCAAACCTCTCACGTAACTTTGAGGCTGTCGATGAAGTTCTCGAGAAGGCAGTAAACATGCCTGTCTATGAAATCGAACAGCTTTGCAGTGATGTTGCCCAGAGCCTTTTGAAGCGTCATGAATACGCAACCCGCGCAGAAGTAATTCTTAAAAGTGAGTATGTTCTCAAAAGAGAATCCCCTTCAACAAAGATGGAATGCCAGGAAGTTGTTGATATCTTTGCTGAAGCTATCGCAATGCGTGAAGATGTAGAAAACATGAAAGTTAAGAAACTCATCGGTGCTGAAGTTGTAGGGATGACTGCATGTCCATGTGCCCAGGAAATCATGAGGGATAACGCAAGGCAGGAACTCGAGAATATCGGTGTTGATAACAAGCACATTGCAGAGTTCCTTCACAGGGTCCCAATGGCAACACACAACCAGCGTGGACGCGGTATAATCTCAATCGAAGTTATCGGAAACGTTTATGTTTCACTCGAGAGAATCATTGAAATTATCGAAAAGTCAATGAGTGCAAGTGTCTTTGAGCTTCTTAAAAGGGCTGATGAGGCAAATGTTGTTCAGACTGCTCACAATAATCCAAAGTTTGTTGAGGACTGTGTCAGAACAATGGCAAAGAATGTTGTCAAAGACTTCGAACATCTTCCTGATGAAGCAGTTATCACTATCAAGCAGATAAATGAAGAAAGTATCCACAGGCACAACGCCTTTGCCGAAAGGGTTGCAACCATTGGTGATCTTCGTCTTGAGATCGCTCAGGATGCTTAA
- a CDS encoding non-histone chromosomal MC1 family protein yields the protein MSETRNFVLRDKKGNEHGVFTGKQPRQAALKVANRGKGKKSKPEEIRLRERGTKKVHVFKGWKEIVDAPKNKPDWMPDKINKPFVKKVGIEKLEKV from the coding sequence ATGTCTGAAACAAGAAATTTTGTGTTAAGAGACAAGAAAGGAAATGAGCACGGGGTATTCACTGGAAAGCAGCCAAGACAGGCAGCTTTGAAGGTGGCAAACAGAGGTAAAGGTAAGAAGTCAAAGCCAGAGGAGATTAGACTCCGCGAGCGTGGAACAAAGAAAGTACACGTATTCAAGGGATGGAAAGAAATTGTCGACGCTCCAAAGAACAAGCCAGACTGGATGCCTGACAAGATAAACAAACCATTCGTAAAGAAGGTCGGCATCGAGAAACTCGAGAAAGTCTGA
- the guaA gene encoding glutamine-hydrolyzing GMP synthase: MVKVDKFIPKAIDKIQKQIDGKAIIALSGGVDSSVCAILAHRAIGDKLTPIYIDTGLMRKGETERIKEIFSDMNLEVVDAKDRFLSALAGLDDPEEKRKAVGEAFIRVFEEEAKLIKAEYLIQGTIYPDRIESEGGIKSHHNVGGLPSVMDFKAIVEPIDDLYKDEVREVARALELPHEISERMPFPGPGLSVRIVGEVTEELVDAVREANAIVEEELVEQFHPWQTFAAIVGKGTGVKGDVRVHGWIVAVRAVGSRDGMTAEAMELPWSVLRKIESRITAEIPSVARVLYDLTPKPPATIEFE, from the coding sequence ATGGTAAAAGTAGACAAATTCATTCCTAAAGCAATAGATAAAATCCAGAAGCAGATAGATGGAAAAGCCATCATAGCACTCTCTGGTGGTGTGGACAGTTCAGTCTGCGCAATACTTGCACATCGTGCCATCGGTGACAAACTTACACCAATTTACATTGACACAGGTCTCATGCGTAAAGGTGAGACTGAGAGAATAAAGGAAATATTCTCCGACATGAACCTTGAGGTCGTAGACGCAAAAGACCGTTTCCTTTCAGCACTTGCAGGTCTCGATGATCCTGAAGAGAAGCGCAAGGCAGTTGGTGAGGCATTTATTCGTGTTTTTGAGGAAGAAGCAAAATTAATCAAGGCTGAATATCTCATTCAGGGAACCATCTACCCGGACAGAATTGAATCAGAAGGCGGAATCAAGTCCCACCATAATGTAGGCGGCCTTCCATCAGTTATGGACTTCAAGGCAATTGTAGAGCCTATAGATGACCTTTACAAAGATGAGGTTCGTGAAGTTGCCCGTGCACTTGAGCTTCCACACGAGATATCTGAGAGAATGCCATTCCCGGGACCTGGACTTTCCGTAAGGATTGTTGGCGAGGTAACCGAAGAGCTTGTTGACGCTGTAAGGGAAGCCAATGCAATCGTTGAGGAAGAACTCGTTGAACAGTTCCATCCATGGCAGACCTTTGCCGCAATTGTCGGAAAGGGAACCGGTGTGAAAGGTGACGTCAGGGTCCATGGCTGGATTGTTGCTGTCAGGGCAGTCGGTTCAAGAGATGGAATGACTGCAGAGGCAATGGAACTCCCATGGAGTGTCCTCAGGAAGATTGAATCAAGGATCACCGCTGAGATTCCTTCAGTTGCAAGAGTACTTTATGACCTTACTCCAAAGCCACCTGCAACAATCGAGTTCGAGTAA
- a CDS encoding nucleotidyltransferase domain-containing protein, with protein MTKTRLRDFLVTEDDWIFAVSDYFHPHGVRSTLRYVPDENGERELDGKHYKKYDFDVAFDFMRQNRPEWVEDVHVVPEDKIKKVLPPSSAIEKWYGVDSRVTVVVDTLEKAGISRDMMGITGSLLPGLQNEGSDIDFVVYGEQWFVARDAIAKAKSEDGPIEDIDLNMWKRIYNKRIPEISFEEFMVHEKRKGNRGMVEGTYFDLLFVRDWEQIKHPTQRGEDIGTMKIEAKVTNADLAFDAPSVYKVDHDEIDHVLSYTHTYAGQALEGETIEAQGVVEQVGDIKRLVVGTSREPKGEWIRSLTLLEKERFI; from the coding sequence ATGACAAAAACAAGACTCAGGGATTTCCTTGTAACAGAAGATGACTGGATCTTTGCAGTTTCCGATTATTTCCACCCACATGGAGTCAGGTCCACATTAAGGTACGTGCCGGATGAAAACGGAGAGCGCGAACTTGACGGGAAACACTACAAGAAATATGATTTTGATGTTGCTTTTGATTTTATGCGCCAGAACCGCCCTGAATGGGTAGAAGATGTACATGTAGTCCCTGAAGATAAAATCAAAAAAGTACTTCCCCCATCAAGTGCCATCGAAAAGTGGTACGGTGTTGACAGCAGAGTGACAGTTGTTGTGGACACCCTTGAAAAAGCCGGAATCAGCAGGGATATGATGGGAATAACAGGATCACTCCTGCCGGGACTTCAGAACGAAGGTTCAGACATTGATTTTGTTGTTTACGGTGAACAGTGGTTCGTTGCAAGGGATGCTATCGCAAAAGCAAAATCAGAAGATGGGCCTATAGAGGATATAGATTTGAACATGTGGAAACGTATATACAATAAGCGCATCCCGGAGATATCTTTTGAAGAATTTATGGTCCACGAGAAGAGAAAAGGAAATCGTGGAATGGTAGAAGGTACTTATTTTGATCTTCTTTTTGTCAGGGACTGGGAACAGATTAAGCACCCTACTCAGAGAGGCGAGGACATTGGCACAATGAAGATAGAAGCAAAAGTTACAAATGCCGATCTTGCATTTGATGCCCCTTCTGTTTACAAAGTGGACCACGATGAAATTGACCATGTGCTTTCGTATACTCACACTTATGCAGGACAAGCTCTTGAAGGAGAGACCATTGAAGCTCAAGGTGTTGTGGAACAGGTAGGAGACATCAAAAGACTTGTAGTTGGCACTTCCAGGGAACCAAAGGGCGAATGGATTCGTTCACTTACACTGCTTGAAAAAGAAAGATTTATTTGA